A single region of the Mesorhizobium sp. NZP2077 genome encodes:
- a CDS encoding DEAD/DEAH box helicase — protein sequence MLKLQKAASLDAKQSAFPHQIEALSAIRDMPYAAIFHEQGLGKTKIGLDLALSWLSRDIADSVLIITKKSLIENWRVEIASHSHLRPRILGQDRNANFFAFNSPARIYLAHYEVVLSERKRLELFVKTRKVGAVLDEAHKIKNPDAEVSQALHGLGPSFVRKVIMTGTPVANRPYDLWSQIKFLDQGESLGDDFTSFKRNLDLTNDLGHDETRAAAFAGELEQLFEKIRPFTVRETKKTAGLQLPDKTVRNVECQLEPRQAEIYGQFRNELAAIVVTQGRPVLDDAEEILKRLLRLVQVASNPAMIDQSYKATPGKMGALDDLVHDAIDANEKIIVWTNFTKNAELLRRHLDEFGAVVVHGGLTIAIREEALSAFKTDQSVRVLVATPGAAKEGLTLTVANHAVFYDRSFSLDDYLQAQDRIHRISQNRPCFVTNLIASETVDAWVDALLSAKHLAGQLGQGDISRADYDKLADYAFGEMVRDVLRLGKREEE from the coding sequence ATGCTAAAACTTCAAAAGGCCGCGAGCCTCGATGCAAAACAATCTGCGTTTCCGCATCAAATCGAAGCGCTCTCGGCCATCCGCGACATGCCTTACGCAGCAATCTTCCACGAGCAGGGTCTGGGAAAGACAAAGATCGGCCTTGACCTGGCGCTGTCATGGCTTTCGAGAGATATAGCGGACTCGGTGCTCATCATTACGAAGAAGAGCCTGATCGAAAACTGGCGGGTCGAAATCGCTAGCCACAGCCACCTGCGACCTCGGATCCTTGGTCAGGACCGAAACGCAAACTTTTTTGCCTTCAACAGCCCGGCACGGATTTACCTGGCGCATTACGAGGTCGTCCTTTCCGAGAGAAAGCGGCTGGAACTTTTCGTGAAAACGCGCAAGGTCGGGGCCGTTCTCGACGAGGCGCATAAAATCAAGAACCCCGATGCGGAGGTCAGCCAGGCACTTCACGGCCTCGGGCCAAGCTTCGTGCGTAAGGTGATCATGACCGGCACGCCGGTTGCGAACCGACCATATGACCTTTGGTCCCAAATCAAGTTTCTCGATCAAGGCGAAAGCCTTGGAGACGACTTCACCTCCTTCAAGCGAAATCTCGACCTGACGAATGACCTCGGCCATGACGAGACCCGTGCCGCCGCCTTTGCGGGAGAGCTTGAGCAGCTCTTTGAAAAAATCCGTCCGTTCACCGTGAGAGAAACAAAGAAGACGGCGGGCCTTCAATTGCCCGACAAGACGGTTCGAAACGTCGAGTGCCAGCTCGAGCCGCGACAGGCTGAGATCTACGGACAGTTCCGCAATGAGCTTGCGGCAATTGTTGTCACGCAGGGTCGCCCGGTGCTCGATGATGCCGAGGAAATCCTCAAGCGTCTGCTGCGACTGGTGCAGGTTGCCTCCAATCCTGCAATGATCGATCAGTCCTACAAGGCGACGCCCGGGAAAATGGGGGCCCTCGACGACCTCGTCCACGACGCCATCGACGCTAATGAAAAGATTATCGTCTGGACCAATTTCACCAAAAACGCCGAGCTTTTACGCCGGCATCTCGATGAATTCGGGGCTGTTGTGGTTCACGGCGGCCTCACCATAGCTATACGGGAAGAGGCGCTGTCTGCGTTCAAGACAGATCAAAGCGTGCGGGTGCTGGTCGCGACGCCAGGGGCTGCGAAGGAAGGCCTCACGCTCACCGTCGCCAACCATGCCGTATTTTACGATCGCAGCTTCAGTCTAGACGATTATCTTCAGGCGCAGGACCGTATCCACCGAATTTCCCAGAATCGGCCCTGTTTCGTTACCAATCTGATTGCATCGGAAACCGTCGATGCATGGGTGGATGCGCTTCTTTCGGCAAAGCACCTCGCAGGGCAACTGGGCCAAGGCGATATCAGTCGGGCCGACTACGATAAACTTGCAGACTATGCGTTCGGGGAAATGGTCCGCGACGTGCTGCGCCTCGGCAAGCGGGAGGAAGAATGA